One window of Nitrospirota bacterium genomic DNA carries:
- a CDS encoding 30S ribosomal protein S21, producing the protein MDIKVHGSDIEKALKILKRQLQKEGLFREIKNRKFYEKPSEKKKRKRIEARKKRMKALKMRTETK; encoded by the coding sequence TTGGATATTAAAGTTCATGGAAGTGATATCGAAAAAGCGTTAAAGATCTTGAAACGCCAGCTACAGAAGGAAGGACTTTTCAGGGAGATCAAGAATAGAAAGTTTTATGAAAAGCCTTCGGAGAAGAAGAAGAGAAAGAGGATTGAAGCAAGAAAGAAGAGGATGAAGGCGTTAAAGATGAGGACTGAAACAAAGTAA
- a CDS encoding patatin-like phospholipase family protein translates to MNCHNKYVFILIAALSLLAASCSLWEVKPPLKPVKIAVVLGAGASKGFAHIGVLKVLEANKVPIDMIVGTSAGSFVGSLYAYGYNAFQLQEISFAIERGDIVDFGIPDKGFIKGDALGEFINAKVKNTPIENLKIPFYAVATDIQSGEEKVFSSGNTGTAVRASCSIPGVFMPAQIANRLYADGGIVSPVAVDVARRLGADIIIAVDISADIDNTLPVGTIDMILKSVSIMHSKIAAEQIKKADVVIKPKVGYIGSSDFTKRHEAVLEGEKAATEALPEIQNIISKLRQEG, encoded by the coding sequence ATGAATTGTCATAACAAATATGTTTTCATTCTTATAGCCGCATTGTCATTACTTGCGGCTTCCTGCTCGCTATGGGAAGTCAAGCCTCCACTGAAACCCGTAAAGATTGCCGTTGTTTTAGGAGCAGGCGCGTCAAAAGGTTTTGCGCACATAGGTGTTTTGAAAGTCCTTGAAGCAAATAAAGTGCCGATTGACATGATAGTCGGGACGAGCGCGGGGAGTTTCGTAGGCAGCCTGTACGCATACGGCTACAATGCGTTTCAACTGCAGGAGATCTCTTTTGCAATAGAAAGAGGTGACATCGTCGATTTCGGCATTCCCGATAAAGGTTTTATTAAAGGGGATGCGCTGGGGGAGTTTATCAACGCGAAGGTAAAAAATACTCCGATTGAAAACTTAAAGATCCCTTTTTATGCTGTTGCTACTGATATCCAGAGCGGGGAGGAGAAGGTTTTCAGCAGCGGCAACACAGGGACGGCCGTGCGGGCTAGCTGTTCCATTCCCGGAGTCTTCATGCCCGCGCAAATAGCGAACAGGCTTTATGCTGACGGCGGCATTGTCAGTCCTGTGGCTGTTGACGTTGCAAGACGCCTCGGCGCGGATATTATTATTGCAGTTGATATTTCCGCTGATATTGATAATACGCTGCCGGTGGGCACCATTGATATGATACTCAAGTCAGTTAGCATCATGCATTCCAAGATCGCTGCCGAGCAGATCAAAAAGGCCGACGTTGTGATAAAACCAAAGGTCGGATATATCGGCTCAAGCGATTTCACCAAACGGCATGAAGCCGTTCTTGAAGGTGAAAAAGCAGCTACTGAAGCTTTACCAGAAATACAGAATATCATCAGTAAACTAAGGCAGGAAGGCTGA
- a CDS encoding DUF3786 domain-containing protein, translating to MSSGEKKGWDDLRGMSPEDVCRRAGVDFDNKSEAYHMRSFGTDITVFPKDEIFYGDSPLSEIILQRLGYFSRLSMISYLVNFKDIPLSGQLLKPLNLKGGDIFFRGSHLLPLDKLADRYGNDADAFVRRGEELGGERMGYGDASIKLYPLPKFPVILILWETDEEFPARFDLLLDSNSELQLPIDIIWSIAMMSLLIMM from the coding sequence ATGTCATCAGGAGAAAAAAAGGGATGGGACGATCTGAGAGGCATGTCGCCTGAAGATGTATGCAGAAGAGCCGGAGTGGATTTCGACAATAAATCAGAAGCCTATCATATGAGATCGTTTGGAACTGACATCACTGTCTTTCCGAAAGATGAGATATTTTACGGAGATTCCCCTCTGAGCGAGATCATCCTTCAGAGGCTCGGCTACTTCTCAAGGCTGTCCATGATCTCATATCTTGTGAACTTTAAGGACATCCCGCTTTCAGGGCAACTGCTGAAACCATTAAACTTAAAAGGCGGGGATATCTTCTTCAGAGGGTCTCACCTGCTGCCGCTTGATAAGCTTGCTGATAGATACGGCAATGACGCCGATGCATTTGTAAGAAGAGGTGAAGAGCTCGGCGGAGAGAGGATGGGCTATGGCGATGCGTCTATTAAACTCTATCCCCTTCCGAAATTCCCGGTCATCCTTATATTGTGGGAGACCGACGAGGAGTTTCCTGCCCGCTTTGACCTTCTGCTTGATTCAAACTCTGAACTTCAGCTGCCGATAGATATCATCTGGTCTATCGCCATGATGAGCCTGCTGATAATGATGTAG
- the maf gene encoding septum formation inhibitor Maf: MKQIILASKSPRRKEILKNAGLKFRIDAGDYEEDLSLKLKPHRLARFLSHEKANAVAARHIDALIIAADTFILYKGQILGKPHTKTEAKRMLTLLNNKTHSVITGFTILDTATKKKISRSVETKVTFKKLTEKEIASYVETGEPLDKAGAYAIQGLGALLVKKIEGDFLNVIGLPLAALADCLKKFGIELL, encoded by the coding sequence ATGAAGCAGATAATACTCGCGTCAAAGTCCCCGAGGAGAAAAGAGATACTCAAGAACGCCGGACTCAAATTCAGGATTGATGCCGGCGATTATGAAGAAGACCTCTCCCTGAAATTAAAGCCTCACCGGCTTGCAAGGTTCCTTTCACATGAAAAAGCAAATGCAGTTGCCGCAAGACATATAGATGCACTGATCATCGCTGCCGACACATTCATTCTTTATAAAGGTCAAATCCTCGGCAAGCCTCACACCAAAACAGAAGCAAAGAGGATGCTGACATTGCTCAACAACAAGACACACTCCGTTATTACCGGATTTACCATTTTGGATACGGCAACGAAAAAGAAGATATCAAGGTCAGTCGAGACAAAAGTGACATTTAAAAAGCTCACTGAAAAGGAGATCGCCTCATATGTCGAAACAGGAGAGCCGCTTGATAAGGCCGGTGCATACGCCATTCAGGGGCTTGGAGCGCTTCTTGTGAAAAAGATAGAAGGTGATTTCCTTAACGTGATCGGCCTGCCGCTTGCCGCCTTGGCTGATTGCCTCAAAAAGTTCGGGATTGAGCTTCTGTAA
- a CDS encoding TIGR00730 family Rossman fold protein yields the protein MDDLKNSEPWRIFRILAEIVEGFETLHDLGPAVTIFGSARMTPGSFYYEMAVDLGRKLSEEGFAVISGGGPGIMEGANKGAKEGIGKSVGLNIEIAAEQIPNKYQDISLSFRYFFVRKLMFIKYASAFVIFPGGFGTMDELFEALTLSQTKKISPFPIVLIGKDYWSGLIDWFKQTLVKNNAIDPEDMGLISLVDDVDDVCKILKEHRKNFESK from the coding sequence ATGGATGACTTAAAAAATTCTGAACCCTGGCGCATCTTCAGAATACTGGCTGAAATTGTTGAAGGATTTGAGACGCTGCATGACCTTGGTCCTGCTGTAACCATCTTCGGCAGCGCCAGGATGACACCGGGATCATTTTATTACGAGATGGCTGTAGACCTCGGGAGAAAGCTCTCGGAAGAAGGTTTTGCAGTCATAAGCGGCGGCGGGCCCGGCATAATGGAAGGCGCGAACAAAGGGGCAAAAGAAGGCATCGGCAAGTCTGTCGGCCTTAATATTGAGATAGCTGCAGAGCAGATACCGAATAAATATCAGGATATCTCGCTCTCATTCAGGTACTTCTTTGTAAGAAAACTGATGTTCATAAAGTATGCCAGCGCCTTTGTAATATTTCCCGGCGGTTTCGGTACTATGGATGAACTCTTTGAAGCGCTTACCCTCTCCCAGACAAAGAAGATCAGCCCTTTTCCGATCGTCCTTATCGGCAAAGATTACTGGAGCGGCCTCATAGACTGGTTCAAACAAACTCTTGTCAAAAATAACGCAATCGATCCTGAGGACATGGGATTGATCTCTCTTGTCGATGATGTTGATGACGTCTGCAAGATACTAAAGGAACACAGAAAGAACTTCGAATCAAAATAG
- a CDS encoding LysM peptidoglycan-binding domain-containing protein, with protein sequence MKYFSSINLLALLTLLLISCVTPNSNYSSDINESLKNSPTSQSVVKLPVNNESEPLMFSPPESNTDITPENTTSTLTENIVSPLAEVEEESGQNLLDTALDFCNASQESWADGNFEEAIEALDQAYNMVLSVDTENNPTLIQQKEDLRFMISKRILEIYASRYTAVNGEHEAIPLILNKYVQREIELFQGYERNFFVESYKRSGRYREKIVKALNEAGMPEELSWLPLIESGFKVRALSSARALGLWQFIPSTGYKFGLKRDNWIDERMDPEKSTAAAIAYMTELHNIFGDWTTVLAAYNCGEGRVLRLIRDQSINYLDNFWDLYEKLPNETARYVPRFLATLHILKDPEKFGFTLEELDEPVEYETVSVEKILQLKTLASVLDVPYEKLADLNPELRNQATPSKPYSLKVPPGMENILLSKLDTIPIWYPPEKVYVYHKVKKGETLSMIASKYSTSVQNIARANNIKEKQVIRVGQKLKIPSGSEIIASSPVAAPSVEMPSDGIYRVKKGDSLWKIASKFNTDTSTLKRINNMKTTQLEVGQVIKVTGSLAETASDSKYRVKKGDSLSLIAKKFNTNTKALLRINNLQNTSLKVGQVLKVSQ encoded by the coding sequence ATGAAGTACTTTTCCTCCATAAACCTTTTAGCGCTGTTAACTCTTTTACTAATCAGCTGTGTTACGCCTAACAGTAATTATTCATCCGACATAAATGAGAGCCTGAAAAATTCACCGACTTCACAATCCGTCGTAAAGCTTCCTGTTAATAATGAAAGTGAGCCCCTAATGTTTTCACCTCCGGAAAGCAATACTGACATTACTCCTGAAAATACCACGTCCACATTAACAGAAAATATCGTATCTCCCTTAGCGGAGGTGGAAGAGGAGAGCGGGCAGAACCTGCTTGACACGGCTCTTGATTTTTGCAATGCATCTCAGGAGTCCTGGGCAGACGGCAACTTTGAGGAAGCGATAGAGGCTTTGGATCAGGCATATAATATGGTGCTGAGTGTCGATACGGAAAATAACCCCACGCTTATTCAGCAGAAAGAAGACCTCAGGTTCATGATATCAAAGAGGATCCTTGAGATTTATGCTTCACGATATACCGCAGTTAATGGCGAACATGAGGCTATCCCTTTGATCCTGAACAAGTATGTTCAGAGGGAGATCGAGCTTTTCCAGGGGTATGAGCGGAACTTTTTTGTAGAATCTTACAAACGCTCCGGAAGGTATCGTGAGAAGATCGTTAAGGCATTAAATGAAGCGGGCATGCCGGAAGAGCTTTCATGGCTGCCGCTTATTGAGAGCGGGTTTAAAGTGAGGGCGCTTTCAAGTGCCCGCGCTCTTGGTTTATGGCAGTTCATCCCTTCAACAGGTTATAAGTTCGGGCTGAAAAGAGATAACTGGATAGACGAGAGGATGGATCCTGAAAAATCCACTGCTGCTGCTATTGCTTACATGACCGAGCTTCATAATATATTTGGTGACTGGACAACGGTTTTGGCCGCTTACAACTGTGGAGAGGGCAGGGTTCTCAGACTTATACGTGACCAGAGCATAAATTACCTTGATAACTTCTGGGATCTTTATGAGAAGCTTCCTAATGAGACAGCGAGATATGTTCCGAGGTTTCTGGCCACGCTTCATATACTAAAGGATCCGGAAAAATTCGGATTTACGCTTGAGGAACTGGATGAGCCTGTTGAGTACGAGACTGTGTCTGTTGAAAAGATATTGCAGCTTAAGACATTAGCTTCCGTATTAGATGTTCCATATGAGAAACTTGCTGATTTAAATCCGGAACTCCGTAATCAGGCGACTCCTTCCAAGCCATATTCATTAAAAGTCCCGCCTGGAATGGAGAATATATTGCTCTCCAAGCTTGATACTATACCTATATGGTATCCGCCTGAGAAGGTCTATGTATATCATAAGGTGAAAAAAGGCGAGACATTATCAATGATAGCGTCAAAATACAGCACGAGTGTGCAGAATATCGCCAGGGCTAATAATATAAAAGAGAAGCAGGTTATAAGGGTAGGGCAGAAGCTTAAGATACCGAGTGGAAGCGAAATAATTGCCAGCAGCCCTGTGGCCGCACCATCTGTTGAGATGCCTTCAGATGGGATTTATCGCGTTAAAAAAGGGGATTCGTTATGGAAAATAGCCAGTAAATTCAATACTGATACAAGCACCCTCAAGCGCATAAATAATATGAAAACAACACAACTTGAGGTGGGCCAGGTCATTAAGGTGACAGGGTCACTTGCTGAGACAGCTTCTGATAGTAAGTATCGTGTTAAAAAAGGCGATTCATTATCGTTGATAGCGAAGAAGTTCAATACAAATACAAAGGCACTGCTGCGTATCAATAATCTGCAAAACACCAGCCTTAAGGTCGGGCAGGTTCTTAAAGTAAGTCAATAA
- a CDS encoding ATP-binding cassette domain-containing protein: protein MIQVSNLEKSYGKQTLFDNVSFTIAPGERIGLVGRNGHGKSTFFRMLIGEDHPDSGIINIPDHYSIGHLSQHLRFTEKTVLKEACLGLKPNEYGIDETYKVETVLHGLGFSPADLELDPKDLSGGYQVRLSLAKVLVSEPNLLLLDEPTNYLDIVSIRWIKKFLSNWKNELILITHDRSFMDTVITHTMAIHRCKVRKMIGSTDKLYQQILLEEEIHEQTRVNEAKKRKVTEDFINRFRAKATKAKAVQSRVKALERKGTLEKLSHIKNLDFQFKSAPFNGKRLLEVQNLSFSYDKDTKPLIEDFSIAVGKFDRIAIIGQNGKGKTTLLSILAGELPPQSGNISPHPAMKIAYFGQANIERLNPELTVEEEVASVQPEYHRTSVRSICGLMMFSGDDALKKVDVLSGGEKSRVLLAKLLVSPANMLMLDEPTNHLDMESVDSLTEAINDFEGAVIIVTHNEMLLHAMATRLIVFDAGKVTLFEGTYQDFLDRVGWSDECEITLSAGKADVVPTKQINKKEMRRLRAELVTERSKATAEMKKRIAEIESTITQLEKKAGDESQELINVSHKGDRDSISRLSKSIDKSKGRIEVLFIELDELTAKHEKRLKEFEERLNELS from the coding sequence ATGATACAGGTCTCTAATTTAGAAAAGTCGTACGGCAAGCAGACACTATTTGACAATGTGAGTTTTACCATCGCTCCGGGTGAACGCATCGGTCTGGTCGGCAGGAACGGGCACGGCAAGTCCACATTTTTTCGCATGCTTATCGGGGAAGATCATCCTGACTCAGGCATCATCAATATACCTGACCACTATTCAATAGGGCATCTTTCGCAGCATCTCCGTTTTACAGAGAAGACGGTTTTGAAAGAGGCATGCCTCGGGCTTAAGCCGAATGAATACGGCATTGACGAGACATATAAGGTTGAGACGGTACTGCACGGGCTTGGATTCTCTCCTGCCGATCTGGAACTTGACCCGAAAGACCTTTCAGGCGGATATCAGGTAAGGCTGAGCCTTGCAAAGGTGCTTGTTTCAGAGCCGAACCTTCTTCTGCTTGACGAACCTACAAACTATCTTGATATCGTCTCTATCCGCTGGATAAAAAAGTTTCTGAGCAACTGGAAGAATGAGCTTATCCTGATCACGCATGACAGGAGTTTTATGGACACTGTTATAACCCATACCATGGCGATCCACCGCTGCAAGGTACGCAAGATGATCGGCTCAACAGACAAGCTCTATCAGCAGATATTGCTGGAAGAGGAGATCCATGAGCAGACTCGTGTGAATGAAGCAAAGAAACGGAAGGTGACGGAGGATTTCATAAACAGGTTCAGGGCAAAGGCTACGAAGGCCAAGGCTGTGCAGTCGAGAGTGAAAGCGCTTGAGAGGAAAGGTACTCTGGAAAAACTTTCTCATATTAAGAACCTGGATTTCCAGTTCAAGAGCGCGCCGTTCAATGGGAAGAGGCTTCTTGAGGTTCAGAACCTCTCATTCTCATATGACAAAGACACGAAGCCGTTAATAGAGGACTTCAGTATCGCTGTGGGCAAGTTTGACCGTATAGCGATAATAGGCCAGAACGGTAAGGGGAAGACCACTCTTTTGAGCATTCTTGCCGGAGAACTTCCGCCCCAGAGCGGGAATATCAGCCCTCACCCTGCCATGAAGATCGCCTACTTCGGCCAGGCAAATATTGAGCGGCTTAATCCTGAACTGACCGTTGAGGAAGAGGTTGCGAGTGTTCAGCCTGAATATCACAGGACATCTGTTCGCAGCATATGCGGCCTTATGATGTTCAGCGGGGATGATGCTTTAAAGAAGGTGGATGTGCTTTCAGGAGGCGAAAAGAGCAGGGTGCTGCTTGCGAAACTGCTTGTCAGCCCTGCCAATATGCTTATGCTTGATGAGCCGACCAACCACCTGGATATGGAATCCGTTGACTCGCTTACAGAGGCTATAAATGATTTTGAGGGCGCTGTCATAATAGTCACTCATAATGAGATGCTTCTTCATGCTATGGCAACAAGGCTTATAGTATTTGACGCGGGCAAGGTGACGCTTTTTGAAGGCACATACCAAGACTTCCTTGACCGTGTGGGCTGGAGCGATGAGTGTGAGATAACTCTCTCTGCCGGCAAGGCTGATGTTGTCCCAACCAAGCAGATAAATAAAAAAGAGATGCGCCGTCTCAGGGCTGAGCTTGTCACAGAGAGGTCAAAGGCAACCGCTGAGATGAAGAAGAGGATAGCTGAGATCGAATCAACCATCACGCAGCTTGAGAAGAAGGCCGGCGATGAGAGCCAGGAGCTTATCAATGTATCGCACAAAGGCGACAGAGATTCTATCAGCCGCCTGTCAAAGTCAATAGATAAATCAAAAGGCAGGATCGAGGTGCTCTTTATCGAGCTTGATGAGCTTACAGCGAAGCATGAAAAAAGATTGAAGGAATTTGAAGAGAGGCTGAATGAATTGTCATAA
- the dusB gene encoding tRNA dihydrouridine synthase DusB, giving the protein MLKIGNLELSSNLILAPLSGISDMPFRMISRSFGCKFAFTEMISAHAIVQKSKKTEDMLLTVPEDKPLGVQLLVSEPDYIEKAIEIVNKHDFPLLDINSACPAGKVTRSGKGASMMKDPEGLRELLKIAVRNSRVPVTVKIRAGWDKDSVNARDVALHAQDAGISGLFIHGRTKKQGYSGSVDYNVIREVKEALDIPVIGSGDVFSPDLVKKMFDETGCDGVVIARGALGNPWIFREAEAFLKDGSIIERPHIDEITDAIAKHMEMLINLYGESRGVMVFRKFFAWYLKGLRNIKPLRERGFKAVTREDIVVLIEELKSSERTFHAHEQPD; this is encoded by the coding sequence ATGTTAAAAATAGGGAACCTCGAATTATCTTCAAACCTCATCCTTGCTCCGCTCTCAGGAATAAGCGACATGCCTTTCCGCATGATCAGCCGTTCTTTCGGCTGCAAGTTCGCATTTACAGAGATGATCAGCGCCCACGCCATTGTTCAAAAGAGCAAAAAGACAGAGGATATGCTTCTAACAGTTCCGGAGGACAAACCTCTGGGCGTGCAGCTTCTTGTCAGTGAGCCGGACTACATTGAAAAGGCGATTGAGATTGTTAACAAGCACGACTTCCCTCTTCTGGACATCAATTCCGCATGTCCCGCAGGCAAGGTAACACGCAGCGGCAAGGGCGCAAGTATGATGAAAGACCCTGAAGGATTGAGAGAGCTTCTTAAGATCGCTGTCAGGAATTCCAGGGTTCCGGTCACTGTAAAGATAAGGGCCGGGTGGGATAAGGATTCTGTTAATGCAAGGGATGTGGCTCTTCACGCTCAGGATGCAGGCATAAGCGGGCTCTTTATCCACGGCAGGACAAAGAAGCAGGGCTACAGCGGGAGCGTTGACTACAATGTGATAAGGGAAGTTAAAGAGGCGCTGGATATTCCGGTCATCGGAAGCGGTGATGTCTTTTCTCCCGATCTTGTTAAGAAGATGTTTGACGAGACCGGCTGCGACGGTGTCGTGATCGCAAGAGGCGCGCTCGGCAACCCGTGGATATTCAGGGAGGCTGAGGCGTTTCTGAAAGACGGCTCGATAATTGAACGTCCTCATATTGATGAGATAACAGACGCCATAGCAAAGCACATGGAGATGCTGATCAATCTCTATGGCGAGAGCAGGGGAGTAATGGTATTCAGGAAGTTCTTTGCCTGGTACCTTAAAGGCCTGAGAAATATTAAACCGTTAAGGGAAAGGGGATTCAAAGCAGTTACGAGAGAAGATATAGTGGTGCTGATCGAGGAACTTAAAAGTTCTGAAAGAACATTTCATGCTCATGAACAACCTGATTGA
- a CDS encoding L,D-transpeptidase family protein produces MAELLNKRINAAGSHAKIIVGDEKLHTSIIIARLYKERAFQPVWVQDQNFLIAAAKLTDAINDAYLEGLAPGHYHLEQIKSVMKKVRKDIGNESVSAIETLVDLDLLLTDAFLMLSCQYSAGCENPAAMESKRAATIEETNILAVLESVFREKRIKEALNGLLPSDEGYARLRKALSEYRVIAEKGGWPEVSSGPLLSSGKRDNRVIELRNRLLISGDYIPGNNSVEALFDDALKDAVLRFQNRHGLNMDGVVGKNTLNTLNISAESRVRQIELNLERLRWSRNKPFNRYVRVNIADFRLDVIEKERSVMSMKVVVGKPYWNTPVFDDLMTHIVFNPSWNIPMSIAINEVLPKIKSAKDYLTAQNIIVLNGFGDDAQEIAPDSIDWSRVSDDNFQFNLRQKPGPLNPLGRVKFVFPNRFNVYMHDTPFKRYFSNEARGFSHGCIRLERPVELAEYLLKDDQGWPAEKIQEAISNGKEKYVKLAEPVAVNIIYLTAWVDQEGQVQFRNDIYGRDKKLDNYLKTQ; encoded by the coding sequence ATGGCAGAGCTTTTAAACAAGCGAATTAATGCTGCCGGTTCACATGCAAAGATAATTGTTGGGGACGAGAAGTTACACACTTCAATAATCATCGCGCGTTTATATAAGGAAAGGGCTTTTCAGCCTGTATGGGTTCAGGATCAAAATTTCCTCATTGCTGCCGCAAAACTGACTGATGCAATTAACGATGCATACCTGGAAGGATTAGCTCCTGGACATTATCATCTTGAGCAAATAAAGTCAGTTATGAAGAAGGTTCGCAAAGATATTGGCAATGAATCAGTTTCTGCCATTGAAACTCTTGTTGATCTTGATCTGCTGCTGACAGATGCCTTTCTAATGCTCAGTTGTCAGTATTCTGCCGGTTGTGAGAATCCTGCAGCGATGGAGTCTAAGCGGGCCGCAACTATTGAAGAGACTAATATTCTGGCGGTATTAGAGAGCGTTTTCAGGGAAAAGCGGATAAAAGAGGCCTTAAATGGATTGCTCCCATCGGATGAGGGTTATGCCAGACTTAGGAAAGCGCTGTCTGAATACCGTGTAATTGCTGAAAAGGGCGGATGGCCAGAAGTGTCTTCGGGCCCTTTGCTTTCCAGTGGTAAAAGGGACAATCGTGTTATTGAGCTCAGAAATCGTCTTCTCATATCAGGAGATTATATTCCTGGCAACAATAGTGTTGAAGCGTTATTTGATGATGCGCTTAAAGATGCAGTCTTGAGGTTTCAGAACAGGCATGGGCTTAATATGGACGGGGTAGTAGGCAAAAACACCCTCAATACTTTAAATATTTCAGCCGAATCACGAGTTAGGCAGATAGAGCTTAATCTGGAGCGTTTGCGGTGGAGCAGGAACAAGCCTTTTAATCGTTATGTAAGGGTTAATATCGCTGACTTCAGGCTTGATGTAATTGAAAAAGAGAGGAGCGTTATGTCGATGAAGGTTGTTGTTGGGAAACCTTACTGGAACACTCCGGTTTTTGATGATTTAATGACCCATATTGTTTTTAACCCTTCATGGAACATACCAATGAGCATTGCGATAAATGAGGTGCTGCCAAAGATCAAATCAGCAAAAGATTATCTAACGGCCCAGAATATAATTGTACTTAATGGGTTTGGGGATGACGCACAGGAGATAGCTCCTGATTCCATTGACTGGTCAAGAGTGTCAGATGATAACTTTCAGTTTAATCTTCGACAGAAACCAGGGCCTTTGAACCCTCTTGGCCGTGTAAAATTCGTTTTCCCCAACAGGTTTAATGTTTACATGCACGATACACCTTTTAAACGCTATTTCAGTAATGAGGCACGTGGTTTCAGCCATGGCTGCATAAGGCTTGAAAGGCCTGTAGAGCTTGCTGAATATTTACTCAAGGACGATCAGGGGTGGCCGGCTGAAAAAATACAGGAAGCCATAAGTAATGGGAAAGAGAAGTATGTAAAACTTGCGGAACCAGTAGCTGTTAATATCATTTACCTGACAGCATGGGTTGATCAAGAGGGCCAGGTTCAGTTCAGAAATGACATATATGGGAGAGACAAGAAGCTTGATAACTACCTGAAAACTCAATAA
- a CDS encoding cold-shock protein, with translation MAEGTVKWFNDSKGFGFITSEDGGDVFVHHTSIQGEGYKTLAEGQRVSFDIEEGEKGPKAINVVKI, from the coding sequence GTGGCTGAAGGAACAGTAAAATGGTTTAATGATTCCAAGGGGTTTGGCTTTATCACAAGTGAGGATGGCGGTGATGTATTTGTTCACCATACCTCAATACAGGGTGAAGGTTATAAAACCCTGGCTGAGGGACAGAGAGTGTCTTTTGACATTGAGGAAGGCGAGAAGGGCCCTAAAGCTATTAATGTTGTAAAAATCTAA